A window of Sutcliffiella cohnii contains these coding sequences:
- the ylqF gene encoding ribosome biogenesis GTPase YlqF, translating into MTIQWFPGHMAKARREVTEKLKLIDIVYELVDARLPLSSRNPMIDEIVANKPRIILLNKADMADTEKTNRWLDYFNSQNNNTKAIAIDAHQGKGLTKIHSLSKELLKEKWDRMIAKGIRPRAIRALIVGIPNVGKSTLINRLAKKNIAKTGDRPGVTKAQQWVKVGKELELLDTPGILWPKFEDQEVGLRLATTGAIKDTIINLQEVAVYALRYLSEYYPSRLHERYGLEEIPEDVVELFDAIGKKRGCIMSGGYIDYDKTTEIIIRDIRTLKLGKITFEIPTE; encoded by the coding sequence ATGACAATACAATGGTTTCCAGGGCATATGGCAAAAGCTAGAAGGGAAGTAACAGAAAAGCTGAAGCTAATTGATATCGTATATGAATTAGTAGATGCTAGACTTCCCCTTTCATCACGAAACCCAATGATAGATGAAATTGTTGCAAATAAACCAAGAATTATATTATTAAATAAAGCTGATATGGCTGATACGGAAAAAACTAATAGATGGCTCGATTATTTTAACTCACAAAATAACAACACGAAAGCTATCGCAATCGATGCGCATCAAGGAAAAGGGCTAACCAAAATTCATTCCTTGTCAAAAGAATTATTGAAAGAGAAATGGGATCGAATGATAGCAAAAGGAATTCGTCCAAGAGCAATTAGAGCGCTAATTGTAGGGATTCCAAATGTAGGTAAATCGACGTTAATTAATCGACTTGCCAAAAAAAACATCGCTAAAACAGGAGATAGGCCTGGTGTTACGAAAGCACAGCAATGGGTAAAAGTGGGGAAAGAATTAGAGTTATTAGATACTCCAGGAATTCTCTGGCCAAAATTTGAAGATCAAGAAGTCGGTTTAAGATTAGCTACTACTGGTGCGATAAAAGACACTATTATCAATTTACAAGAAGTAGCAGTATATGCTTTGCGCTATTTATCCGAATATTATCCTTCACGCTTGCATGAAAGATATGGGCTAGAGGAAATTCCTGAAGATGTGGTAGAATTGTTCGATGCAATTGGTAAAAAAAGAGGTTGTATTATGTCTGGTGGTTATATTGATTACGATAAAACAACTGAAATTATCATACGTGACATTCGTACGTTAAAGCTCGGGAAGATAACTTTTGAAATACCAACAGAGTAA
- the lepB gene encoding signal peptidase I — protein sequence MAKAKSELWEWIKALAIAVILAAVIRYFFFAPIVVDGESMMPTLHNEDRMIVNKIGYKIGKPDRFDIVVFHATADKDYIKRIIGLPGDEVQYRNDVLYINGEPFEEPYLDEYKNGVDGLLTENFTLEEITGSKVVPEGHIFVLGDNRRYSRDGRHIGTIPLEEVLGKTNIVYWPLKEIRKVD from the coding sequence ATGGCAAAAGCTAAAAGTGAACTTTGGGAATGGATAAAAGCACTTGCGATTGCTGTTATATTAGCAGCAGTCATTCGTTATTTCTTTTTTGCACCGATAGTAGTAGATGGAGAATCAATGATGCCTACTTTACACAATGAAGACAGAATGATTGTAAACAAGATCGGTTACAAAATAGGGAAACCAGATCGATTTGATATCGTAGTTTTTCATGCAACGGCAGATAAAGATTACATAAAAAGAATTATCGGATTACCAGGAGATGAAGTTCAATACAGAAATGATGTTTTATACATAAATGGCGAACCGTTTGAAGAACCTTACTTAGACGAGTACAAAAACGGAGTAGATGGATTATTAACAGAAAACTTTACTCTTGAAGAAATTACTGGATCAAAAGTAGTACCAGAAGGACATATATTCGTTTTGGGCGATAATAGAAGATATAGTCGAGATGGAAGACATATTGGTACTATACCGCTAGAAGAGGTGCTAGGAAAGACAAATATCGTTTATTGGCCTTTAAAAGAAATTAGAAAAGTGGATTAA
- the rplS gene encoding 50S ribosomal protein L19 has protein sequence MQKLIQEITQSQLKTDLPTFKSGDTVRVHVKVVEGTRERIQIFEGVVIKRRGGGISETFTVRKISYGVGVERTFPVHSPKIDKLEVIRRGKVRRAKLYYLRELRGKKARIKEIR, from the coding sequence ATGCAAAAACTTATTCAAGAAATTACACAATCTCAACTTAAAACAGACCTTCCTACTTTTAAGTCTGGGGATACTGTACGTGTACACGTTAAAGTTGTAGAGGGTACTCGTGAACGTATTCAGATTTTCGAAGGTGTTGTTATTAAGCGCCGTGGTGGTGGAATTAGCGAAACATTTACTGTACGTAAAATTTCTTACGGTGTAGGTGTAGAACGTACATTCCCAGTACATTCACCAAAAATCGATAAATTAGAAGTTATCCGTCGCGGTAAAGTACGTCGTGCTAAACTTTACTACTTACGTGAGTTACGTGGTAAAAAAGCGCGTATTAAAGAGATTCGATAA
- the trmD gene encoding tRNA (guanosine(37)-N1)-methyltransferase TrmD: MKIDVLTLFPEMFQPVFQTSILKKAAEKEAVQYRVINFRDYSSNKHKTVDDYPYGGGVGMVLKPQPVFDAIEDLTKEETKKPRIILMCPQGETYTQKKAEQFAKEDHLIFICGHYEGYDERIRSHVVTDEISIGDYVLTGGELASMVVIDSVVRLLPGVLGKEASHELDSFSTGLLEHPHYTRPAEYKGYKVPDVLLSGNHEKIEQWRSKESLRRTFERRPDLLDKYELSEQQKIWLKEIENEKN; this comes from the coding sequence ATGAAGATAGATGTACTTACTTTATTTCCAGAAATGTTTCAACCAGTCTTCCAAACATCCATCTTAAAGAAAGCTGCAGAAAAAGAAGCAGTACAATATCGTGTTATTAATTTTAGAGACTATTCTTCCAATAAACATAAAACCGTGGACGATTATCCATATGGTGGAGGAGTGGGAATGGTTTTAAAGCCGCAACCAGTTTTTGATGCTATTGAAGATTTAACGAAGGAAGAAACAAAAAAGCCACGCATTATTCTAATGTGTCCACAGGGTGAAACATATACACAAAAAAAGGCCGAACAATTCGCAAAAGAAGACCATCTCATCTTTATATGTGGACATTATGAAGGCTACGATGAACGAATTCGATCTCATGTTGTTACAGATGAAATATCCATTGGTGATTACGTCTTAACAGGTGGTGAGTTAGCCTCAATGGTAGTAATTGATAGTGTCGTAAGGCTATTACCTGGTGTATTAGGAAAAGAGGCATCACATGAACTTGATTCCTTTAGTACTGGGTTGCTAGAACACCCTCATTATACACGACCTGCTGAATATAAAGGTTATAAGGTGCCTGACGTGTTGCTCTCGGGAAACCATGAAAAAATTGAACAGTGGCGTTCAAAAGAATCTTTAAGAAGAACTTTTGAAAGAAGACCAGACTTACTAGATAAATATGAACTATCCGAGCAACAGAAAATTTGGTTAAAAGAGATAGAGAATGAGAAGAACTAA
- the rimM gene encoding ribosome maturation factor RimM (Essential for efficient processing of 16S rRNA) codes for MTKWFNVGKLVNTHGIKGEVRIVSRTDFADERYEVGNKLYLFLPNETEPIEVVVESRRVHKSFDLVKFEGFHNVNEVEKFKGSIVKVPEDQLGELEADEFYFHEIIGCKVISLESNEELGTIKEILTPGANDVWVVKGKGGKEILIPYIEQVVKEVNIEEKIVKILPLEGLL; via the coding sequence GTGACAAAATGGTTTAATGTTGGAAAGTTAGTAAACACACATGGAATAAAAGGTGAAGTAAGAATTGTTTCAAGAACGGACTTTGCCGACGAACGTTACGAAGTTGGAAATAAACTTTATTTATTTTTACCAAATGAAACAGAACCGATCGAAGTAGTAGTTGAATCACGTCGAGTACATAAGTCGTTTGATTTAGTGAAATTTGAAGGTTTTCATAATGTTAACGAAGTAGAAAAATTTAAAGGCTCAATCGTTAAAGTTCCCGAGGATCAATTAGGAGAACTGGAAGCGGATGAATTTTATTTTCACGAAATTATTGGTTGCAAAGTAATTTCATTAGAATCGAATGAAGAGTTAGGTACTATTAAAGAGATATTAACACCTGGTGCAAATGATGTTTGGGTCGTTAAAGGAAAAGGTGGAAAAGAGATTTTAATTCCATATATCGAACAAGTCGTGAAAGAAGTTAACATTGAAGAAAAGATTGTGAAAATATTACCACTGGAAGGCCTTCTTTAA
- a CDS encoding KH domain-containing protein: MTELIRTIVTALVDHPDQVSVTKQETDDVVLYQLTTHPDDLGKVIGKQGRIAKAIRTVLFAAASHNEKRVQLEILE, translated from the coding sequence ATGACAGAACTCATTAGAACGATTGTAACAGCGTTGGTAGATCATCCAGATCAAGTAAGTGTGACAAAACAAGAGACTGATGATGTAGTTTTGTATCAGCTTACAACACACCCAGATGATTTAGGGAAAGTGATAGGCAAGCAAGGTCGAATTGCAAAAGCGATTAGAACAGTTCTATTCGCAGCGGCCTCTCATAATGAAAAACGTGTACAATTAGAGATCTTAGAGTAG
- the rpsP gene encoding 30S ribosomal protein S16 — protein MAVKIRLKRMGSKKSPFYRIVVADSRSPRDGRFIETVGTYNPVTQPAEVKINEELALKWLQDGAKPSDTVRNLFSNQGIMEKFHNAKLSK, from the coding sequence ATGGCAGTAAAAATTCGTTTAAAACGTATGGGTAGCAAAAAATCCCCATTCTATCGTATCGTAGTAGCAGATTCTCGTTCTCCTCGTGATGGACGTTTCATTGAAACAGTTGGAACTTACAACCCAGTTACTCAACCAGCTGAAGTAAAAATCAATGAAGAATTAGCTTTAAAATGGTTACAAGATGGTGCTAAACCTTCTGATACAGTGCGTAACCTTTTCTCTAATCAAGGAATCATGGAAAAATTCCATAACGCTAAATTAAGCAAGTAA
- the ffh gene encoding signal recognition particle protein — translation MAFEGLADRLQNTIQKIRGKGKVTEQDVKEMMREVRLALLEADVNFKVVKDFVKRVSERAVGQEVMKSLTPGQQVIKVVKEELTNLMGGEQSKIAVSNRPPTVIMMVGLQGAGKTTTTGKLANLLRKKNNRKPLLVAADIYRPAAIKQLETLGKQLSMPVFSLGDQVSPVEIAKQAIQKAKEDHHDYVLIDTAGRLHVDEALMDELKQVKEISQPDEIFLVVDAMTGQDAVNVAQSFNEQLGLTGVVLTKLDGDTRGGAALSVKAVTNTPIKFVGLGEKLDAIEAFHPERMASRILGMGDVLSLIEKAQDNVDQEKAKELEQKLKTMNFTFDDFLDQLGQVKKMGPLNEILGMLPGANKIKGLKDVQVDDKQIAHVEAIIQSMTRAERDNPDLINASRKKRIAKGSGRPIQEVNRLLKQFEDMKKMMKQMTNMSKGKGKKGGFKLPFM, via the coding sequence ATGGCATTTGAAGGTTTGGCCGACCGTTTGCAAAACACGATTCAGAAAATTCGTGGTAAAGGAAAGGTAACCGAACAAGACGTGAAAGAAATGATGCGTGAAGTTCGTTTAGCACTCCTTGAAGCGGATGTAAACTTCAAAGTTGTAAAGGACTTCGTTAAACGAGTAAGTGAACGTGCTGTAGGTCAAGAGGTAATGAAAAGTTTAACTCCTGGACAGCAAGTCATTAAAGTTGTAAAAGAAGAACTTACAAACTTAATGGGTGGAGAGCAAAGTAAAATTGCAGTAAGTAATCGACCACCAACTGTTATTATGATGGTTGGATTACAAGGTGCTGGTAAAACAACAACTACAGGGAAATTAGCAAACCTATTACGTAAGAAAAACAATAGGAAACCATTACTTGTAGCCGCTGATATTTACCGACCAGCTGCGATAAAACAGCTTGAAACATTAGGGAAACAATTGAGTATGCCTGTGTTTTCACTCGGTGATCAAGTTAGTCCAGTTGAAATAGCTAAACAAGCTATTCAAAAGGCAAAAGAAGACCATCATGATTACGTTCTAATTGACACGGCTGGGCGATTACATGTAGATGAAGCATTAATGGACGAGCTTAAACAAGTAAAGGAAATTTCTCAACCCGACGAAATATTCCTTGTTGTAGACGCGATGACAGGTCAAGATGCAGTAAATGTAGCTCAAAGCTTTAATGAACAATTAGGATTAACAGGCGTTGTATTAACAAAGTTAGATGGAGACACTCGTGGTGGTGCCGCACTTTCTGTTAAGGCAGTAACGAATACCCCGATAAAGTTTGTCGGTCTTGGTGAAAAGCTAGATGCAATCGAAGCCTTCCACCCTGAGCGCATGGCTTCTCGAATTCTTGGGATGGGGGATGTTTTATCCTTAATTGAAAAGGCTCAAGATAATGTTGACCAAGAGAAAGCGAAAGAACTCGAACAAAAGCTTAAAACGATGAACTTTACGTTCGATGACTTTTTAGACCAACTCGGTCAAGTGAAAAAAATGGGACCTTTAAATGAAATTCTAGGCATGTTGCCTGGAGCTAACAAAATTAAAGGCCTAAAAGATGTTCAAGTGGACGATAAGCAAATTGCGCATGTAGAGGCTATCATTCAGTCAATGACAAGAGCAGAAAGAGACAATCCTGATCTCATTAATGCTAGTCGTAAAAAGCGGATTGCTAAAGGTAGTGGTCGTCCAATTCAAGAAGTAAACAGACTACTGAAACAGTTTGAAGATATGAAAAAGATGATGAAACAAATGACAAATATGTCGAAAGGAAAAGGAAAAAAGGGTGGATTTAAGCTTCCATTCATGTAA
- a CDS encoding putative DNA-binding protein, with translation MLEKTTRINYLYDFYQSLLTPKQKNYMSLYYLDDYSLGEIAEEYNISRQAVYDNIKRTEQMLEQYEEKLLLFQKFQERQKLLTQLKVSINSESSKEELLLVLEALEKLD, from the coding sequence ATGCTTGAAAAAACAACGAGAATCAATTATCTTTATGATTTTTATCAATCGTTGTTAACACCAAAGCAAAAAAATTATATGTCGTTATATTATTTAGACGATTACTCCCTTGGTGAGATAGCAGAGGAATATAATATTAGTCGTCAAGCAGTGTACGATAACATCAAACGTACCGAGCAAATGCTTGAGCAGTATGAAGAAAAGCTTTTGTTATTTCAAAAGTTTCAAGAGCGTCAAAAGTTGTTAACGCAACTTAAAGTATCTATAAATAGTGAATCATCTAAAGAAGAATTACTATTAGTGTTAGAGGCGCTGGAGAAATTAGATTAG
- the ftsY gene encoding signal recognition particle-docking protein FtsY, with protein sequence MSFFKKLKEKITVQTETVTEKFKDGLSKTRDSFAGKVNDLVARYRKVDEDFFDELEEILIGADVGVNTVMELIDELKLEVKRRNIQDTKEVKSVISEKLVEIYESGGNASSELNFQTDGLTVILVVGVNGVGKTTTIGKLANKFKLEGKNVLLAAGDTFRAGAIEQLEVWGERVGVDVIKQSSGSDPAAVMYDAIQAAKARKVDVLLCDTAGRLQNKVNLMKELEKVKRVIEREIPDAPHEVLLVLDATTGQNALSQAKIFSEATNVTGIALTKLDGTAKGGIVLAIRNELNIPVKFVGLGEKVDDLQPFNAEQYVYGLFADMVEQEQE encoded by the coding sequence ATGAGCTTTTTTAAAAAATTAAAAGAAAAAATTACGGTACAAACAGAAACTGTAACTGAGAAGTTTAAGGATGGTTTATCAAAAACACGTGATTCTTTTGCGGGAAAAGTAAATGATTTAGTAGCCCGTTATCGAAAAGTAGATGAAGATTTCTTTGATGAACTAGAAGAAATTTTAATTGGTGCAGATGTTGGTGTTAATACAGTAATGGAATTAATCGACGAATTAAAATTAGAAGTGAAACGTCGTAATATTCAAGATACAAAAGAAGTGAAATCTGTTATTTCTGAAAAATTGGTAGAAATATATGAAAGTGGAGGTAATGCTAGCTCTGAACTGAACTTTCAAACAGATGGGTTAACAGTCATTTTAGTTGTTGGTGTAAACGGTGTTGGGAAGACAACTACAATTGGGAAGTTAGCAAATAAATTTAAACTAGAAGGTAAAAATGTTTTATTAGCTGCTGGAGACACTTTCCGTGCAGGTGCGATTGAACAGTTAGAAGTATGGGGCGAACGTGTTGGAGTAGATGTTATTAAACAATCTTCAGGATCAGATCCAGCAGCTGTAATGTACGACGCTATTCAAGCGGCAAAAGCAAGAAAGGTAGACGTACTTCTTTGTGATACTGCGGGTAGATTGCAAAATAAAGTAAACTTAATGAAAGAGCTTGAAAAAGTAAAGCGTGTAATAGAACGAGAAATTCCTGATGCTCCTCATGAAGTACTACTCGTTTTAGACGCAACAACAGGACAAAATGCCTTGAGTCAAGCTAAAATCTTCTCAGAAGCAACAAACGTTACAGGAATAGCTTTAACGAAACTAGACGGTACGGCTAAAGGTGGTATCGTATTAGCAATTCGAAATGAATTAAATATTCCAGTTAAATTTGTCGGCTTAGGTGAAAAAGTTGACGACTTACAGCCATTCAATGCGGAACAATATGTTTACGGATTATTTGCCGATATGGTAGAACAAGAGCAAGAATAA
- the smc gene encoding chromosome segregation protein SMC has translation MYLKRLEVVGFKSFAEKIKVDFVPGVTAVVGPNGSGKSNITDSIRWVLGEQSAKSLRGSKMEDIIFAGSDSRKPLNFAEVTLTLDNNNRILPIDYLEVSVTRRVYRSGDSEYLINNQTCRLKDIVDLFMDSGLGKEAFSIISQGKVEEILSSKAEERRTIFEEAAGVLKYKTRKKKAEYKLAETQENLNRVTDILHELESQVEPLKQQASIAKDYLEKKEELEKIEVGVMVHEIEELHTKWESLSSKVKENNEKELELSTMINEREARLEKYKDELSALDESIHHLQEALLIVSSDLEKLEGRKEVLKERKKNASQNKEQLERTAIELDDYVEKHEARLQAETSELKALREQVKETERLLKEKLVLREDLNQDIEEKIEQLKSDYIEFLNKQASFRNELTYLNQQLSQEETKVKRLDEVNKKYVHERKQIELRKNEVLETQEKNREQLNLVVDEYRKEQVEFEQWRESLQKKESSLYNAYQLLQQGKSRKEMLEAMQGDFAGFFQGVKEILKAREEQKLNGVQGAVAELIQVNEQFETAIEIALGSATQHIVVKSEQDARQAISYLKKFGYGRATFLPMNVMKARNIADYQLSQLQGHPSFIGVAESLVSYNSNYKNVVMNLLGHIVIAKDLKGANEIASLLQHRYRIVTLDGDVVNPGGSMTGGAVKQKNNSLLSRSRELEDITEKLKEMETKTALMEEQVKGLKQKLKVKEKDIASLKEKGENLRLVEQEIKATLKEIEIEEKNINEHLSLYDYEKGQYDSNKQKSSDRKDELEKELQVISEKIISLDEEIADLNKKKNEQHLTKESLENDITQFKIEVASKKERLSNQAEKVNNLETELLSNKEKLMEVKDDLALLNSEMTSSSSGEVQLEQAAKEKMQDKNETIKLIGERRQQRLNVHEKVHQEEEELKDIKRQYKLLTTILKAEEVQLNRLDVELDNRLDTLREEYMLTYEAAKETYPLTLEIEEARRKVKLIRLAIEELGTVNIGSIEEYERVFERYTFLNEQKDDLMEAKGTLFQVIDEMDEEMKKRFEITFTNIRSHFHDVFHSLFGGGRADLVLTDPSDLLNTGVDIVAQPPGKKLQNLGLLSGGERALTAIALLFSILKVRPVPFCILDEVEAALDEANVHRFAQYLKHYSKETQFIVITHRKGTMEHCDVLYGVTMQESGVSKLVSVRLEDTRELVK, from the coding sequence ATGTACCTCAAACGATTAGAAGTAGTAGGATTTAAGTCGTTTGCAGAAAAGATTAAAGTAGATTTTGTTCCTGGAGTAACAGCTGTTGTTGGTCCAAACGGGAGTGGAAAAAGTAATATTACAGATTCCATTCGTTGGGTTTTAGGAGAACAATCTGCAAAATCTTTACGTGGATCAAAAATGGAAGATATTATTTTCGCGGGCAGTGATAGTAGGAAGCCATTAAATTTTGCGGAAGTAACGTTAACATTAGATAATAATAATAGAATTTTACCAATTGATTATTTAGAGGTTAGTGTAACACGAAGGGTTTATCGTTCGGGAGATAGTGAATATTTAATTAATAATCAAACATGTCGTCTCAAAGATATAGTTGATTTATTTATGGACTCGGGGTTAGGAAAAGAGGCCTTTTCCATCATTAGTCAAGGAAAAGTAGAAGAAATATTAAGCAGCAAGGCAGAAGAAAGAAGAACAATCTTTGAAGAAGCTGCTGGAGTTTTAAAGTATAAAACACGAAAAAAGAAGGCTGAGTATAAATTAGCAGAAACACAAGAAAACCTTAATCGTGTAACAGATATACTGCATGAATTGGAATCTCAAGTAGAACCATTAAAACAACAGGCATCTATCGCTAAAGATTACTTAGAGAAAAAAGAAGAACTTGAAAAAATTGAAGTTGGCGTGATGGTACATGAAATAGAAGAGCTCCATACGAAATGGGAGTCACTGTCTTCAAAAGTAAAAGAGAATAATGAAAAAGAACTAGAACTTTCTACGATGATAAATGAAAGAGAAGCACGTTTGGAGAAATATAAGGATGAATTAAGTGCTTTAGATGAATCTATCCACCATTTGCAAGAAGCGTTATTAATCGTTAGTTCTGATTTGGAAAAACTAGAAGGAAGAAAAGAAGTATTAAAAGAAAGAAAGAAAAATGCTAGTCAGAATAAAGAACAACTAGAGCGTACAGCAATTGAATTAGATGACTATGTTGAAAAGCACGAAGCGAGATTACAAGCGGAAACTTCTGAACTTAAAGCTCTTCGAGAGCAAGTGAAAGAAACAGAAAGATTATTAAAAGAAAAACTAGTTTTACGCGAAGATTTAAATCAAGATATTGAGGAAAAGATAGAGCAACTAAAAAGTGATTATATTGAGTTTTTAAATAAACAAGCATCTTTCCGCAATGAGTTAACTTATTTAAATCAACAACTATCGCAAGAAGAAACGAAGGTGAAGAGACTCGATGAAGTAAATAAAAAATATGTACATGAACGCAAACAAATTGAACTTCGAAAAAATGAAGTGCTCGAAACGCAAGAAAAAAACCGTGAACAGTTAAACTTAGTAGTGGATGAATACCGAAAAGAACAAGTAGAGTTCGAACAGTGGAGAGAATCGTTACAGAAAAAAGAGTCTAGCTTATATAATGCCTATCAATTATTACAACAAGGAAAGTCTCGTAAAGAGATGCTCGAAGCGATGCAAGGTGATTTTGCAGGATTTTTCCAAGGGGTTAAAGAAATATTAAAAGCACGAGAAGAGCAAAAGTTAAACGGTGTACAAGGTGCTGTAGCGGAATTAATACAAGTGAACGAACAGTTTGAAACAGCTATTGAAATTGCCTTAGGAAGTGCTACACAGCACATTGTAGTGAAAAGTGAACAAGATGCGCGTCAAGCGATTTCGTACTTGAAAAAATTTGGATATGGTCGAGCAACCTTTTTACCGATGAATGTAATGAAAGCTAGGAATATTGCGGACTATCAACTATCACAGCTACAAGGACACCCTTCTTTTATCGGAGTAGCGGAAAGTTTAGTTTCGTATAACTCTAATTATAAAAATGTCGTTATGAATTTACTCGGTCATATTGTCATTGCTAAAGATTTAAAGGGAGCAAATGAAATTGCTTCGCTTTTACAACATCGATACCGAATCGTTACGTTAGATGGGGATGTTGTCAATCCAGGTGGATCCATGACAGGAGGAGCTGTTAAGCAAAAAAATAATTCTCTTCTAAGTAGAAGTCGTGAACTAGAAGATATAACAGAAAAGCTTAAAGAAATGGAAACAAAAACAGCCCTAATGGAAGAGCAAGTAAAAGGCTTAAAGCAAAAACTGAAGGTAAAAGAGAAAGATATTGCTAGCTTAAAAGAAAAAGGGGAAAATCTCAGACTAGTTGAACAAGAAATAAAAGCTACACTTAAAGAAATTGAAATAGAAGAGAAAAACATTAATGAACACCTGTCTCTTTATGATTACGAAAAAGGTCAATATGACAGCAATAAACAAAAATCTAGTGATAGAAAAGATGAACTAGAAAAAGAGCTACAAGTAATAAGCGAAAAAATAATATCATTAGATGAAGAAATTGCAGATTTAAATAAGAAGAAGAATGAACAGCATTTAACTAAAGAATCATTAGAAAATGATATTACACAATTTAAAATTGAAGTAGCTAGTAAAAAAGAACGATTGTCTAACCAGGCTGAAAAGGTAAATAATCTTGAAACGGAATTGCTATCTAATAAAGAGAAGTTAATGGAAGTGAAAGATGATTTAGCCTTATTAAATTCTGAAATGACTTCATCCTCCTCGGGCGAAGTCCAGTTAGAACAAGCGGCAAAAGAAAAAATGCAAGATAAAAATGAAACTATTAAGCTAATTGGAGAACGCCGACAGCAAAGACTAAACGTACATGAAAAAGTACACCAAGAAGAAGAAGAGTTAAAAGATATAAAGCGCCAATATAAACTACTTACTACAATCTTAAAAGCGGAAGAAGTACAATTAAATCGTTTAGATGTAGAATTAGATAATAGGCTCGATACCTTAAGGGAAGAGTATATGTTGACATATGAAGCTGCAAAAGAAACATATCCTTTAACGTTGGAAATAGAGGAAGCTAGACGAAAGGTTAAACTAATTAGACTAGCAATAGAAGAACTTGGAACTGTTAATATCGGGTCTATAGAAGAATACGAGAGAGTGTTTGAAAGATATACATTCCTAAATGAGCAAAAAGATGATTTAATGGAAGCGAAAGGTACATTGTTTCAAGTAATTGATGAAATGGATGAAGAGATGAAAAAACGCTTTGAAATTACGTTTACAAATATTCGATCTCATTTTCATGACGTATTTCATTCATTATTCGGTGGTGGACGAGCAGACTTAGTGTTAACAGATCCAAGTGATTTATTGAATACTGGTGTAGACATAGTGGCTCAACCACCGGGGAAGAAACTTCAAAACTTAGGTCTCTTATCTGGTGGAGAAAGAGCTCTAACTGCTATTGCGTTATTATTTTCTATCTTAAAAGTAAGACCAGTTCCATTTTGTATTCTTGACGAAGTAGAAGCAGCACTAGACGAAGCAAACGTACATCGTTTCGCACAATATTTAAAACATTATAGTAAAGAAACTCAATTTATTGTTATTACACATCGTAAAGGTACGATGGAACATTGTGATGTTTTGTACGGTGTAACAATGCAAGAATCTGGTGTTTCCAAACTAGTCTCTGTTCGACTCGAGGATACAAGGGAATTAGTAAAATAG
- the rnc gene encoding ribonuclease III yields the protein MYRNKNKSFEKRSEVLKIKFQTLQQQININFVNEKLLYQAFTHSSYVNEHRKKPYEDNERLEFLGDAVLELTISQFLYKKYPMMSEGQLTKLRASIVCEPSLVSFANELSFGQYVLLGKGEEMTGGRARPALLADVFEAFIGALYLDQGLPTVFEFLEKYVYPKINDGAFSHVMDYKSQLQEYVQRDALGQLEYKVLQEKGPAHNREFISMVALNGNELGVGVGKSKKEAEQRAAQIAIEKLKNSKTEKS from the coding sequence ATGTATAGAAATAAAAATAAAAGCTTTGAAAAGAGAAGCGAAGTGTTGAAAATAAAATTTCAAACACTACAACAGCAAATTAATATTAACTTTGTGAATGAAAAACTTTTGTACCAGGCATTTACCCATTCATCGTATGTGAATGAGCATCGTAAAAAACCTTATGAGGATAACGAAAGATTAGAGTTTCTAGGTGACGCAGTTTTGGAATTAACTATTTCACAATTTTTGTATAAAAAATATCCGATGATGAGTGAAGGACAACTAACGAAATTACGTGCATCTATTGTTTGTGAACCTTCCCTCGTTTCTTTTGCTAATGAACTTTCCTTTGGGCAATATGTTTTACTAGGAAAAGGAGAAGAGATGACAGGTGGACGAGCTAGGCCAGCATTGTTAGCAGACGTTTTTGAGGCTTTCATCGGAGCTTTATACTTAGATCAAGGATTACCAACTGTATTCGAGTTTTTAGAAAAATATGTTTATCCTAAAATTAATGACGGTGCTTTTTCTCATGTGATGGATTATAAAAGCCAATTACAGGAGTATGTTCAACGCGATGCTCTAGGCCAGCTAGAATATAAAGTATTACAAGAAAAAGGGCCAGCGCATAATCGAGAGTTTATTTCAATGGTAGCATTAAACGGTAACGAGCTTGGAGTCGGAGTCGGAAAGTCAAAAAAAGAGGCGGAACAACGTGCAGCTCAAATTGCTATTGAGAAACTAAAGAACTCTAAAACAGAGAAGAGTTAA